The genomic DNA GAAGCGGGATGCGGAGGCCGAGCGCGGCGGCGCGAAGTACACGCCGGCGGCGAATGTCGGCGGTCGGGCTGCTTCGCCAGCGAAGCGGCGAGGGCAATCCAGCGGCGCTGGCCGGGACGCGCGGGTAGGCGGTGGCCTGGACCGTACGATGGGGGCGTCCGGAGCGCGGTTCGAGGCCGACCGGCGCGACGCGGCGCCGGCACCGGGGCGAGGCGGCACGCGGTTCCCGACTTCGGCGGCGGAGCGGCTTGCGTACGCCGCCGGGCATGGGTCGGGGGTGCCGGCGGAGCGTTCGCCGGCACTGCAGCGGCACCTGGCCGCGTTGCGCTGCTGCGGCGCGGTGCCGGGCTCCCGGTCACGGTACATCCCGGCGGTCGTGCGGCGTGAGGTGTGGCGGCGCGACCAGGGTCGTTGCAGCTACGTCGACCGGCACAGCGGGCGGCGCTGCGGCTCCCGCTATCGGTTGGAGATCGACCACATCGTGCCGTTCGCGCTCGGCGGCGGTGCGGAGCCGCGGAATCTGACGCTCCATTGTCGAGCGCACCACAGGTTGCGGCACGCTCAGCGCCATGGGTAGGCCGACAGTGTGCCGCCTGAAGCACGACGCGCTCGGGTCTTCGCGGTCGGTCCCCAGGAACAAGGGCAGACCGTATCGCATGCGGCAATCGATCGGGCCGGGACCTGATCGCACACCGTCGTGGAACCGGCGCTCCCGACTACCGGCGGTCGATGCGAAGCCGTGCACCATCTTGTCGCCGATCCGGTTCGCCAGTCCCCGGACGTTCGCTTCCGCATCATCGAGCGGTAAACCTTGCCGCAGTGATCTGCTTCCGCGTTCGCACCCACGGCAAGGGCGGCGTCAACCGTCTCCCCGGCGTGGCGTCGGCGGCTGACGTGCCACACCTGCCCGCCGCAAGTACGCCGCCGGACGGCAAGTACGCCGCCGGACGGCAAGCGCGACCTCGACCGGCGCGGACACCATATGAGTCTGTACGGTCACTCCGTGATATGGAAGACGATGAAAACCGATGCCCGAGCATCGCCCACCAGCCGGCTGTTTCGGACCAGTGACCGATCGAGTCGCCGGGCACCCCCGATTGCTCACGTGCCTGGATCGTTCGTTGCTTCCAGCGTGTCCAACCCCGCAAGCACCGACTCGGCGGTGGCGTTGCCGGTGGCGCCCAGCGCGGCAAGCCGGTCGAGGGCCTCCCACAGCGTCACTCCGAGGAGGCCGGCGGCCTGCCGCAGGCTGATCTCGCCGACCCGGTACTGGCCGGCGACGTATGCTTCAAAGCCCATACGCGCCAGCTTGCGCAACGACTGCGCCTGCTCGGCGTCTTCCCGCTCGGCGACGTACCGGATGGCCGCCTCAAGATCCTCGGTAATGCGTATGCTGCGAACACTCATGGATAGAGTCCTTATGGATAGAGTCCTTTCAGCAGGTGGCGGACGATCTGGTATTCGGCGCTGCTGACAGACGGCTGCAGGCGCTGCAGCGGTCGCTCGGCCTCCTGCCGCGACACCTGTCCAAGCATCGCAAGCTCGGAGAGTAGTGTACAAAATGACGCGAGGCAAAGCTGCGCCATCTGCGCCATCTGCGCCATCTGCGCGGCGCTAGTGTGCGATGATAGGAACGCGATGAAGCTGTGGTACAA from Spirochaetaceae bacterium includes the following:
- a CDS encoding HNH endonuclease signature motif containing protein, with translation MGASGARFEADRRDAAPAPGRGGTRFPTSAAERLAYAAGHGSGVPAERSPALQRHLAALRCCGAVPGSRSRYIPAVVRREVWRRDQGRCSYVDRHSGRRCGSRYRLEIDHIVPFALGGGAEPRNLTLHCRAHHRLRHAQRHG